The window CGGTCGGCGGCGTCGAACTTCGCCATCCAGACGCGCACTTCCTCATAGAACGCGATCTCCTCATGGAGTTCGACGAGACCGTCGCGCCCCGACGCGAGGGCCCAGGCTCTGGCCAGCCGTCCGGTCGCGGCACGGTATCTCGACGCGAGCCGCTCGGCGCCCAACTCTTCCGCGTTGAGCGGGTTCGATGCGTCACGGAGGTGGTTCGTTGCCATCGTGGCCGCGGTGCGCCACGCGCGTGAGCCGCCCTGGGCGACGACGGCGCGCCACTCGCAGCCCACGAGCATTTCGCGGATCTGCGCCGTCAGCTCGGCCGCAATCGCCACTGCTTCGTCGACGTCGCGACCGATCGGTCTGTTCTCTTGATCGGTGACGGTGTACTCCGAAAGCGCCTTCGCAAGGTTGTCGGCCAGCGGCGCATAGGCGACGAGCAGACCGTCTTGCTTCCCTCGGAACGTGCGATTCACCCGGGCGAGCGTCTGCATGAGCAGCGCGCCCTTGAGAGGCCGGTCGAGGTACAGGGTGTGCAGTGGGGGAGCGTCGAACCCGGTCAGCATCATGTCTTTGACGATCACGAGTTCGAGCTCGTCGGAGGCATCCTTCAGCCGTGCCTTGATGGCCTTATTCTCGGACTCACGCCGCACGTGATCGCTCACCGGCGGGGCGTCCGAAGCGACCCCCGAATACACGACCTTGATGCGGCCCCGGCCGAGTGCATCCGAGTGCCAGTCGGGCCGTAGGGAGATGACCGCCGAGTAGAGGCGTGCGCAGATTTCGCGGGTCCCTCCGACGATGAGCGCCTTGCCTGGCGATCCGAGGAACGGTTGCATCCGCTCGCGCCGTTCTTCCCAGTGCTGCACGAGATCGGCAGCGAGTGTCTCGATGCGCTCGGGCGCACCGTAGACGGCGTTCACGACGGCGACGGATGCTTCGAGTCGGGCGCGTTCGGTGTCGTCGAGCCCGAGCGTGACTTCGTCGGCGGCCCGGTCGATGTCGTCTTCGCTCGCGTCCGCGGCGAACGAGACCTTGATGAGTCGGGGTTCGAAGTACACGGGGACGGTGGCGCCATCGTCCACGGCTCGCGTCAGGTCGTAGATGTCGATGTAGTCGCCGAACACTGCTCGGGTGTCGCGCTCGGCGAACGAGATCGGGGTGCCGGTGAACGCGATGAGGGTCGCGTTCGGCAATGCGTCGCGGAGGTGCCGTGCGTAGCCATTGAGGTCGTCATAGTGACTGCGGTGTGCTTCGTCGACGACGACGATGACGTTGCGTCGGTCGGTGAGGAGTGGATGCTGCGTTCCCGACTGCTTCTCGTGCTCGGTCAGCCCGAACTTCTGGAGCGTCGTGAAGTAGATGCCGCCCGTCACCCGGTTGCCGAGCTCGTCGCGCAGCTGGGCACGTTCGCGTACCTGCGTGGGCATTTCTGCGAGCAGCAGGCTCTGCGCGAAGGTCTGGAAGAGTTGCCCATCGAGTTCGGTGCGGTCGGTGACGACGATCACGGTGGGGTTCTTGAGTAGGGGATGGCGCGAGACGAGGTTCGCGTAGAGTTCCATCTCCATCGACTTGCCGGAGCCCTGCGTGTGCCAGATGACGCCGGCCTTGCCGCTGGTCTGCACGGCCTGCACGGTACTGCCGACGGCCTTCGTCACTGCGAAGTACTGGTGCGGCTTTGCGATGCGCTTGGTCAGTCCATCGGCATTCTCGTCGAATGCGGTGAAGTTGCGCACGAGTTGCAGGAAGCGCTCGGGGTTGAAGAGCCCGTTGAGTGCATCGTCGATGGGTTCGACCGACATTCCGTGTTCGACTCGCGGCTGTGCGAGCGGGTCGCCATCGTCGTCGACGTTCCAGGGGGCGAAGTGGTTGAGCGGGGTGAAGGGTGTGCCGTACTTTGCGTCGAGGCCGTCGCTCGCGAGCGTGAACACGCAGAAGCGGAACGCCATCGGAAACTCGCGCAGGTAGGTCTGGAGCTGTGCGTGCGCCGGCGCGACACCTGAGGCTTCGGAGCCTGCACGCTTCAGCTCGATGACGACCAGCGGCATTCCGTTGACGAACAGGACGATGTCGAATCGGCGGTGGTGGTCGCCCTGTCTGATAGTGACCTGGTTGACGGCGAGCCAGTCGTTGTCGAGCACGGAGCCGAGCAGCCGCAGCCGCAGATTCTGTTCGAGGCCGTCGCTGTCGATGTAGCTCAGTGGATAACCACTGACCAGGTACTGGTGGATGCGGTAGTTCTCGGTGATCGCGTCCTGTGAGGTGGGCGCGGCTATTTCGGCGATCGCCTGCTGCAGGTACTCGGCGGGGACTCCGGGGTTGAGGCGGCGAAGCGCGGCGAGCAGGCGCGGGCGTATGAGCGGGTCATCCCAGGTGTCGCGTTCGCCGCTCCCGGGGGCGATGGATTCGCCGGGGAGCGGTCGCCAGTCGAGAGGCTCGGCGAGGGTGTCGAGCGCGTCCCGCTCCCATGCTGCTTCGGACATGGGGTTCATGGCTTCCATGTCTTCGTGGTCACTTCTTGGCGATGCGCTGTTCGGCCATTTTGCGCATGACGTCGAGGAATCCGGGCACGAAGTCGCCCCAGACATTGTCGATCGCGTCGAGATCGATCTTGCCGGTGTACACCTGCTCGCACAGGCGCATCCAGCCTTCTCCTGTTGCACCGGTGAGGGCGGCTGCGACGCCCGCATTGATGACATTGCCGGCACCGGGAATGAGGGCGAGCAGGCCACCCGCGAGCGCGCGCCCGGTGAATTGCACGCCGAGCTGGGCGAGTGCACCCGCCGAGAGCATCGTCTTGATCTCGAGGTCGTAGATGACCGCGATTCGCCCCATCATTCCGAGCTGGAGCGGCGCCAGAACGGCAGCATTCGCAACGGGAACGGGGACCGCGGCGACACCGGCGGCTGCCGCCGCGGCCACGACAACCACTTTGCGGGCCATCTCTCGTTTCCAGGGGAGGTTGAGTCGCTGGGCGATGCGAAACGCATCCTTCTCGTTGTCCGGCGAGAGTTCGAGGGTCTCCGAGACGAGCTCACCGAGGCCGTGCCCCTTGGCCTTCCCGTGACGGTCGAGGGTGGAGGTCAGCAGGAAACGTTGGAACGGGACGTCGATCGGCTGCGCGGCGTTCTCGTCGACCGGGTTGCGGAGCCAATCGCAGAACTCTTGCGCGCTGAAGCTCGGGGTCCGTTTGCCGGTAACGGGGTTCGTGATCCAGTCGACCTTCGTCAGCACGACGATGACGGGGAGCCCTCTGCGATCGAGCTCTCGAATGACGTCGATCTCCGGTTGCTGCAGCCGGCCGGCGTGGGCGTTGACGCAGTACCACACCACCGAGATCTGCTCGATCGCAGGCCGTGCGGCGATCGTGTCGAGGCTTTCTTCCAGCAGCTGGAGGGGAAGCTTTGCGCCGAGCTCGAACCCTTCGAGGTCCCAGATGCCGAGCGAGTCGTCGTGATAGTAGTTCGCTCCGCGGGTCACGGGCAGCCCCGTACCGACCTTGGCGATGTCGCGCTCGAACACCGCATTCACCAGCGACGACTTGCCGACGCCCGTCCCGCCGAGTATCGCCAGGTTGAACCGGCCATAGCGGGACTTTGCTCCAGTGGTCGCTTCGAAGAATGGGCGCTTTTCGAGCTCCGGAGTGGAGTCTTCGGGGTGTTGAGGTTCGATAGACATGTCGTTTGGCCTTTCGGGATGGGGGATTCGAAGTCAATTGTGGCGAACGTGATCAGGCGCCTGCAGCGGAGGCCGCGGCCTCCGCGTCGCGCACGCGCAGCTTGCCCGACATGAGCTGGGGCAGCAGCGCGTCGCGGGTCGCGGCGAGGGTGCGGTTCTCGGCGAGTGCTGCCAGCGCTGCCCCGTGTAGTGCTTCAGCCGTTGACGCAAACATGGTCAGAGCATAATCTGACGGAACACGCACTCGGAGACGTTTGAAGTTCCCACGGCTGAGCTCGAGGAATGTGGCCCCGTTGGCCCACGATAGGAATTCGCTTCGCCGGTCATCCATCTCATGGAATAGCCACCATCTCATTCTGGCATCTCGGGGTTCGACAACGATGAAGCCCTGGTTTAGCGCGGTGGGAACGATGTTGATGGCGACTGCTCCAATTGTGGCGCGTGAGGTTAAGAGAATCGCGCCGGGAGCGAATAGCTTTGAACTGCAGGCATTCAGGCCCGCGGGTGTGAGGGTCCTTGATGTGGAGTCTAAATATGGACCCGCAAGGGTGGTAATATCGGTTGGGGTTGCCCAACGGATTTCGCCATCCCAGAATTTGGCGTTCTTTGTGCTAGGTGTTCCCCCGCCGCTGATGACTGCAAGATCCGCGAACGTGGCGCCCCAATGTGCGTCTCGGACTACTAGCGCAAACTCCGACGAAGCCAACTCTATTGCAGAGGCGGCGAGGGCGGTGTTGGCCGCGATCTTGTCGTCGAGCGCGCCCAGCACCTCGGCGATCGCCTGCTGCTCGGGGATAGGTGGGAAGTCCAGACGGATTTGCGCAATGTCCTTAACGTTCAGGCTGCTGAAGACAGCACCCACGTTCATGAGTCGATCAACCTCGGACCACCACTGGGGACTGCGGACAGCCCAGCGAAGGAAATTCTGATCATCTTGCGTTCCGTTGGTTCGAAGCAGAACGAGGTTTTCCCCAATTGCGCAGCGTAGCCCGTCGGGTATCGGTGCTGTATCTCCGACGCGCCCACGGCGTGTGACCAGTATGTCGCCCCCAATTGGAGTGGTGCGACGATTCCACTTAATGAGGTCAGTCTCTGAGATCCTGCGCGCCTTATCGACAATCACCCTGCCGTCATGGATGTCAGGAATGGTGATGTATGGGAACCCCGAAATTTGTGCTGCTGGTGTTCTGTGCTCACAGTCAAGGACGGAAACCCCGAAGTTCGAGAGTGTTTGGGTCATGAAACCCGCTCCAGCTGTTCCCGCACTATCGCGGCAAGACGTGCCGACTCGGTGAATTGCGCCTCAAGCTCTGTCCGAAGTCGCGCGAGCTTTTCCTCGATCGGCTCGCCGTAATCTTCAGCCTCGGGCGCGCCGACATACCGCCCAGGCGTCAGCGCATAGTCCGCGGCCTTGATCTCGGCGAGCGAGGCCGAGTAGCAGAAGCCCGGGACATCCGCGTACTCGCCGAGCGCTGCGCTCGAATCGACGCCCCGCCACGC is drawn from Pseudoclavibacter chungangensis and contains these coding sequences:
- a CDS encoding GTPase; this encodes MSIEPQHPEDSTPELEKRPFFEATTGAKSRYGRFNLAILGGTGVGKSSLVNAVFERDIAKVGTGLPVTRGANYYHDDSLGIWDLEGFELGAKLPLQLLEESLDTIAARPAIEQISVVWYCVNAHAGRLQQPEIDVIRELDRRGLPVIVVLTKVDWITNPVTGKRTPSFSAQEFCDWLRNPVDENAAQPIDVPFQRFLLTSTLDRHGKAKGHGLGELVSETLELSPDNEKDAFRIAQRLNLPWKREMARKVVVVAAAAAAGVAAVPVPVANAAVLAPLQLGMMGRIAVIYDLEIKTMLSAGALAQLGVQFTGRALAGGLLALIPGAGNVINAGVAAALTGATGEGWMRLCEQVYTGKIDLDAIDNVWGDFVPGFLDVMRKMAEQRIAKK
- a CDS encoding restriction endonuclease subunit S, translating into MTQTLSNFGVSVLDCEHRTPAAQISGFPYITIPDIHDGRVIVDKARRISETDLIKWNRRTTPIGGDILVTRRGRVGDTAPIPDGLRCAIGENLVLLRTNGTQDDQNFLRWAVRSPQWWSEVDRLMNVGAVFSSLNVKDIAQIRLDFPPIPEQQAIAEVLGALDDKIAANTALAASAIELASSEFALVVRDAHWGATFADLAVISGGGTPSTKNAKFWDGEIRWATPTDITTLAGPYLDSTSRTLTPAGLNACSSKLFAPGAILLTSRATIGAVAINIVPTALNQGFIVVEPRDARMRWWLFHEMDDRRSEFLSWANGATFLELSRGNFKRLRVRVPSDYALTMFASTAEALHGAALAALAENRTLAATRDALLPQLMSGKLRVRDAEAAASAAGA
- a CDS encoding type I restriction endonuclease subunit R, with protein sequence MNPMSEAAWERDALDTLAEPLDWRPLPGESIAPGSGERDTWDDPLIRPRLLAALRRLNPGVPAEYLQQAIAEIAAPTSQDAITENYRIHQYLVSGYPLSYIDSDGLEQNLRLRLLGSVLDNDWLAVNQVTIRQGDHHRRFDIVLFVNGMPLVVIELKRAGSEASGVAPAHAQLQTYLREFPMAFRFCVFTLASDGLDAKYGTPFTPLNHFAPWNVDDDGDPLAQPRVEHGMSVEPIDDALNGLFNPERFLQLVRNFTAFDENADGLTKRIAKPHQYFAVTKAVGSTVQAVQTSGKAGVIWHTQGSGKSMEMELYANLVSRHPLLKNPTVIVVTDRTELDGQLFQTFAQSLLLAEMPTQVRERAQLRDELGNRVTGGIYFTTLQKFGLTEHEKQSGTQHPLLTDRRNVIVVVDEAHRSHYDDLNGYARHLRDALPNATLIAFTGTPISFAERDTRAVFGDYIDIYDLTRAVDDGATVPVYFEPRLIKVSFAADASEDDIDRAADEVTLGLDDTERARLEASVAVVNAVYGAPERIETLAADLVQHWEERRERMQPFLGSPGKALIVGGTREICARLYSAVISLRPDWHSDALGRGRIKVVYSGVASDAPPVSDHVRRESENKAIKARLKDASDELELVIVKDMMLTGFDAPPLHTLYLDRPLKGALLMQTLARVNRTFRGKQDGLLVAYAPLADNLAKALSEYTVTDQENRPIGRDVDEAVAIAAELTAQIREMLVGCEWRAVVAQGGSRAWRTAATMATNHLRDASNPLNAEELGAERLASRYRAATGRLARAWALASGRDGLVELHEEIAFYEEVRVWMAKFDAADRQARDEPIPDEVSRLLGGLVADAIAPSDVVDIYDAAGLPRLTLDDLGPDYLAKAQCAPNAHLAIEALRKSLTDVGVTATRGNLTRQRTFSERIAEIMNRYTNQQLTSAEIIAELVELAKEVAAESSRGSHFTPPLSTDELAFYDAVATNQSALDMQGKDVLAQIARELVAVMRRDVRTDWTIRDDVRAKLRASIKRLLVKYKYPPDKQPEAIMQVMDQMESLAPRFANERPRVEFDSHIANTKGVTP